In the genome of Acidisoma sp. PAMC 29798, the window TTCGGCGAAGACTTGGGTGACAAACATGACCGTCGAGTTGAGCATGTCGGCAGCGTAAGGGACGCCACGGTAGTCGAGCGGGTTCGGGTAGAGAAACACCCGGGCGCCGCTAACCAGGGGCTAGAGTGTGCCGCTGGACAGACCGAAGGCGTGGAAGAGGGGCATGGCATTCAACACCCTGTCACGGCGGCCGAAGTCGATGACGGCGCCGACCTGAGCGACATTGGTCATCAGACCCCGGTGGCTGTGAACTATGGCTTTAGGTGTTCCCGAAGAGCCCGAGGTCATCAGGATGATCGCGTCGTCGTCGGGAGGCCACCAGGGCTCGGCCGCCTCGCAGGAGGCCCGTTACCTTCTCCCCGAGGGGAGGGCTGGATGTCCTCCAGGTAGTGGAACGAGACCCCATTCCGCCCCAGGCCTTCGACGACAGCATGGAGCCCCAGGCGGTCGATGAGGGCACGCGCGGTGATGATGTGGGTAAAAGCGGTTGCGCGGCGGGCGGCGTCGAGGGCGGACGCTCCACCGCGTGGGTTGAGCATGACTGGCACCATACCGGCGCTCGTAAGACCGAGCAGCGAGACCAGTGTGCCGCCGGCGTTGGGCAGGAGGACGCCAACCCGGGAGCGGGGTTGGAAGCCCATCGCGATGAATCGGCGGCCGTAGATCGCTGCGCCGGCGAGCAACTTGCGATAGGAGAGGACGCCTCGGATCGGATCCGCCACCGCTTCACGGCCCATGCCCACGCTGTCGCCCGCCGCCCGAATAGCCTGGATCAATGTGAGATCGACCTTTGTAGTGCGGAACGCCATCTCGGACATGAGGTCCGAGAGCCAGCGAAGATAGGCCTCGCGTCTTGGCCGGCCGACGAGGTGGGGCGGTACGTCTGGACGCCGCCCCGGCCAGACGGTCAAAGTGATGCGTGGGAACGCCGTTCGATTGGTCTGGGTGCGGTCCAGCCTGGACAGCGGGCTGCGCTCCAAGCCCTCGATGCCGGCCGGGACGATGGGAACCCCCGCCTGTTCGGCGACCATGAGTGCCGTAAGCGAAAGCGCAGCCCCACATTTCGGCACCGGTCCTAATTGAGCATCCTGCCAATTGATGTTGGTGGGGCAGTGCATGATGGACGGGAACGAAAGCTCTTATGAGCAGTCATACGACGGTCGTATGAGCACTCTTCCGGACCGCGTCGAGATGCGTGTCCGGCCGGAGCGTCGGCGGCGGTGGAGCTCGGCGGCCAAGCTGGCCATCGTCCGCGAGACCTTGGTGCCTGGTTCGGTGGCGCAGGTCGTAGCCGACTGGCATGGCATTGGCACGGGGCTGATTTATACGTGGCGCAAGCAGATGCTTCGAACGGGGTTCTGATGGGGTGGACGCCCCCCGACGGCATCGATGTGCCAAAGTGGAGGTGTTGATCAACCACTTGAAGGAGGCGTCCGTGTCGGAGGTTAGCACGATCGGTTTGGATATAGCGAAGCAGGTGTTCCAGGCTCACGGGGCGGATGCGTCGGGGCATGTCTTGTTCCGCAAGAGTGCTGCGCGGCGATCTGGACCAGAACGCGCGTCAATCAGGATAAGAATGGCCACCGGTGTTGTCCCGTAGGGAGGGCGTAGCCTGACCGAGGGAGAACACCGGTGGCGGGGCGACCCATTGAGGGACCGCACCGTCTGGCAGTCGAGGCCGACCGGTTAGAACAGCGACTTCACGCCAATGAAGGACGCCATGTTTGACCGGCCGCCATCTCACCGACTGCCAGAGGAGGCTGTATATGAAGCTTCGTGACATCCACACGCCGTCGGTCGCTGGCGCCAAGGCGGGGTTCAGCACGGCGACCGCGTATCTCCTCGAGAAGGAGCTGCGCCTACGACCTGTTGGGAAGCCTCCTCGGGAACGGCGGCGGCCCGACCCCCTTGTCGACATCTGGGACAGCGAGATCGTCCCCATGCTGCGCGCGGCGCCAGGCCTGAGGTCAGTCGCCATCATCGAGGAGATGAACCGTCGTTATCCGGGACGCTATCTCGGCACGCGCCGGACGATGGAACGCCGGATCCGTGGGTGGCGCGGCCTTCATGGTCCCGAGCAGGAGGTGATCTTTCGCCAGACCCATGAGCCGGGGAGGATGGGATTGTCGGATTTCACCGACATGGCCGATCTGGCGATCACCATCGCCCGGGAGCCGCTGGATCACCGCCTCTATCACTTCCGCCTGGTCTATTCGGGCTTCGAGCACGCGCATGTCGTTCTTGGCGGCGAGAGCTACGTCGCCTTGGCAGAAGGACTTCAGAACGCTCTCTGGGCATTGGGCGGCGCTCCGAGTGAACATCGCAGCGACAGCTTGTCGGCGGCCTTTCGCAACCTCGATGACGGCGCCCGGGCGGACCTGACCACGCGCTATGACGCTCTCTGCGCGCATTACGGCATGGAGCCGACCCGCAACAACACCGGTGTCGCTCATGAGAACGGATCGATCGAAAGTTCCCA includes:
- the istA gene encoding IS21 family transposase — translated: MTGRHLTDCQRRLYMKLRDIHTPSVAGAKAGFSTATAYLLEKELRLRPVGKPPRERRRPDPLVDIWDSEIVPMLRAAPGLRSVAIIEEMNRRYPGRYLGTRRTMERRIRGWRGLHGPEQEVIFRQTHEPGRMGLSDFTDMADLAITIAREPLDHRLYHFRLVYSGFEHAHVVLGGESYVALAEGLQNALWALGGAPSEHRSDSLSAAFRNLDDGARADLTTRYDALCAHYGMEPTRNNTGVAHENGSIESSHGHLKKAVEDGVLMRGSRDFVDLTAYRGFIDEVSGRHNAKYGARIDIERATLRELPGRRTIDFEEAIVTVTSSSGFVLRKVFYSTPSRLIGHRLRARLYDDRLDVYLGASLQMTMPRGRAHASGAHDHVVDYRHLIHSLRRKPMALMGLVYRDKLFPRQAYRRTFDVLLATVSARVACRTMVDLLALAHDRACEGELAERLTRDLDADILPDMSVLRGVFTPDAAALPAIVVTYMPLSAYDELATIVVGEAA
- a CDS encoding AMP-binding protein; this translates as MVAEQAGVPIVPAGIEGLERSPLSRLDRTQTNRTAFPRITLTVWPGRRPDVPPHLVGRPRREAYLRWLSDLMSEMAFRTTKVDLTLIQAIRAAGDSVGMGREAVADPIRGVLSYRKLLAGAAIYGRRFIAMGFQPRSRVGVLLPNAGGTLVSLLGLTSAGMVPVMLNPRGGASALDAARRATAFTHIITARALIDRLGLHAVVEGLGRNGVSFHYLEDIQPSPRGEGNGPPARRPSPGGLPTTTRSS
- a CDS encoding transposase — its product is MSTLPDRVEMRVRPERRRRWSSAAKLAIVRETLVPGSVAQVVADWHGIGTGLIYTWRKQMLRTGF
- a CDS encoding AMP-binding protein, which produces MTSGSSGTPKAIVHSHRGLMTNVAQVGAVIDFGRRDRVLNAMPLFHAFGLSSGTL